The proteins below are encoded in one region of Nitrospira sp.:
- the otsB gene encoding trehalose 6-phosphate phosphatase: MKYLLSDEGRARLAELTKRPALYAFDFDGTLARIVRERQAARLAPDVRRWLSALGRLVPTAVVSGRSLADLRLRVGEEIPYLIGNHGMEAPDTAPEVRLHAIQVCQGWKQQLEGEAASQLSDVGVQVEDKGFSLTFHYRLSAQKPRARSLLFQWVARLTPSPRLVLGKAVVNAVPPGMPHKGSALESLIDRAEVEQALYVGDDDTDEDVFTLPDTRILSVRVGIKQTSHAHYYLRSQAEMTTLLQELVVTLESAGSHQNVG, encoded by the coding sequence ATGAAGTATTTATTGTCGGACGAGGGTCGGGCGCGGCTGGCGGAGCTCACGAAGCGGCCGGCGTTGTACGCGTTCGATTTCGACGGGACGCTGGCTCGAATCGTCAGGGAGCGACAGGCCGCGCGGTTGGCGCCGGATGTCCGGCGCTGGCTCAGCGCATTGGGTCGGTTGGTCCCGACGGCCGTCGTGTCTGGGCGGTCGCTTGCCGACCTCCGCCTTCGAGTCGGGGAGGAAATCCCCTATCTCATCGGCAACCACGGCATGGAAGCGCCGGACACCGCTCCGGAGGTTCGGCTGCACGCCATTCAGGTGTGCCAGGGTTGGAAGCAGCAACTCGAAGGGGAAGCGGCGTCCCAATTGTCCGACGTCGGCGTCCAAGTCGAAGACAAAGGCTTTTCGCTCACGTTCCACTATCGCCTGTCCGCCCAAAAGCCAAGGGCCCGAAGCTTGCTGTTCCAATGGGTGGCGCGGTTGACACCTTCGCCACGGCTGGTGCTCGGCAAGGCAGTCGTCAATGCCGTGCCGCCCGGCATGCCCCACAAGGGCTCCGCACTGGAGTCGCTGATCGACCGTGCAGAGGTCGAACAAGCCCTCTACGTCGGCGACGACGATACCGATGAGGATGTCTTCACGCTTCCCGATACGAGAATTCTGTCCGTTCGTGTGGGTATCAAGCAGACTTCGCATGCGCACTACTATCTGCGGTCTCAGGCAGAAATGACCACGTTGCTCCAAGAATTGGTCGTCACGCTCGAATCGGCCGGGTCACACCAAAACGTCGGATAG
- a CDS encoding polyphosphate kinase, whose amino-acid sequence MTLRAYRIKPNSKLQLKKFDPSETGPYKKTDRDKKRVKAKTESAIRRIRGLQERLYASGQRAFLLVLQGMDTSGKDSTIKHVMSGVNPQGCRVASFKAPSTREMAHDFLWRIHQAVPPKGYIGIFNRSHYEDVLITRVHGLISDKVARRRFEQIREFEEMLYENGTAIVKVFLYLSKEEQRRRLEARVQDPDKRWKFSLGDLEERKLWDDYMTAFEDVISDTSTEHAPWYVIPADRKWYRNLLVAQIVESTLAAMKLKRPKPAADVDWDRLQIE is encoded by the coding sequence ATGACGCTGCGCGCCTATCGCATCAAGCCCAACTCGAAACTGCAACTCAAGAAGTTCGATCCCTCCGAGACCGGTCCCTACAAGAAGACGGATCGGGACAAGAAGCGCGTGAAAGCCAAGACGGAATCGGCTATCAGGCGCATCCGCGGGCTGCAGGAGCGGCTGTACGCCAGCGGACAACGGGCGTTCCTGCTTGTGCTGCAGGGCATGGACACGAGCGGGAAGGACAGCACGATCAAGCACGTCATGTCCGGAGTGAATCCCCAAGGCTGCCGAGTGGCCAGCTTCAAGGCGCCGTCCACACGGGAGATGGCGCACGACTTTCTGTGGCGCATTCATCAGGCCGTTCCACCCAAAGGGTACATTGGCATTTTCAATCGGTCCCACTATGAAGATGTGCTCATTACGCGGGTGCACGGTCTGATCTCCGACAAGGTGGCCAGGCGACGGTTCGAACAGATCCGGGAATTCGAGGAGATGTTGTACGAAAATGGGACCGCCATCGTGAAAGTCTTTCTCTATCTTTCGAAAGAGGAACAGCGGCGGCGGTTGGAGGCCCGCGTTCAGGACCCGGACAAGCGATGGAAATTCTCGTTGGGCGATCTCGAAGAACGTAAACTGTGGGACGACTATATGACGGCTTTTGAAGACGTGATCTCCGACACGAGCACCGAGCATGCGCCCTGGTACGTCATCCCTGCCGATCGCAAATGGTACCGGAACCTGCTGGTTGCGCAAATTGTCGAGAGCACGCTCGCGGCCATGAAACTCAAACGGCCCAAGCCCGCGGCGGACGTGGATTGGGATCGACTGCAGATCGAATGA
- a CDS encoding glycerophosphoryl diester phosphodiesterase yields the protein MILRIGHRGARGHEPENTLAAIEKGIALHAHMVEFDVQPTQDGELVLLHDATVDRTTNGHGRIADLTWHDVRRLKAAGNHPLPLLADALRVASGRTGVMIEVKAEGIARDMVRIVRDSQFSGPVIYASFLHDQLVEIRRAEPQAYTLALMEAIPVNRTAFATDAQATHVGLAFESLTPSFLAALHAKSLRVFVYTVNERADIQTAKAMGVDGIISDFPDRLM from the coding sequence ATGATCCTACGAATCGGTCATCGTGGCGCCCGGGGACACGAGCCCGAAAATACACTGGCTGCCATCGAAAAAGGCATTGCCCTCCACGCGCACATGGTCGAATTCGACGTGCAACCGACGCAGGACGGGGAGTTGGTACTCCTGCACGATGCAACCGTCGACCGAACCACCAACGGCCATGGCCGCATCGCCGATCTCACCTGGCACGACGTGCGGAGGCTGAAGGCGGCCGGCAATCACCCGCTTCCTTTGCTCGCCGACGCCCTGCGCGTTGCTTCTGGGCGGACCGGTGTCATGATCGAAGTGAAGGCGGAGGGGATCGCTCGCGACATGGTGCGAATCGTGCGGGACTCGCAATTCAGCGGGCCCGTCATTTATGCGTCGTTCCTCCACGACCAGCTCGTCGAAATCCGGCGAGCGGAACCACAGGCATATACCCTCGCCTTGATGGAGGCGATCCCGGTCAATCGGACGGCGTTTGCCACGGATGCTCAAGCCACACATGTGGGACTGGCGTTCGAAAGCTTGACTCCTTCGTTCCTTGCCGCCCTTCATGCGAAATCGCTTCGTGTCTTCGTCTATACCGTGAATGAAAGAGCCGACATTCAAACCGCAAAAGCCATGGGCGTGGACGGCATCATCTCCGACTTTCCCGATCGGCTCATGTAG
- a CDS encoding amino acid permease translates to MLGRHFHVCQDTHRRFVIDSPPASVRRVGWFTAVCVLVSNIIGGGVFTTTGFLARDIGDPLAILSLWMVGAVLAVAGAMTYAELGSALPHAGGDYVYLKKAYGPVVGFLSGWTSFTIGFSAAIAASSVSFASYLLRAIRVGEDERAPIVLLALTLVWSLTALHAQGLYVGSWVQRLVTTVKVLAIAVFIIGGLWTTTSRWGQLAIDPHPSLEPGATAVALIFIVYCYLGWNVAGYIASEIEQPSRLLPRIMIGGTVFVAAVYLTLNVVYLSALPIPALAEPPILPVAEKVAAALWGPTAARATAALLAISIAGAVSAMVWAGPRAYWAMARDGLWSRWAADLDPRTQVPARAMWLQAVWTSILIVSGSFEQLVVYSGVVLAAFTALTVGAVLVLRQRAPDLPRPYRAPAYPWLPLGLIVGALGLVAYSALNRPAEAAWGLLTVLAGLPLYWWWRRSTDLPGP, encoded by the coding sequence ATGCTGGGCCGCCATTTTCACGTCTGCCAGGACACACATAGGAGGTTTGTCATCGACTCGCCCCCGGCATCGGTGCGTCGGGTGGGGTGGTTCACCGCTGTATGCGTGTTGGTCAGCAACATCATCGGCGGAGGCGTCTTTACGACCACGGGGTTTCTCGCGAGAGACATCGGCGATCCTCTGGCCATCCTCAGCTTGTGGATGGTGGGCGCCGTGCTCGCCGTGGCGGGGGCCATGACCTATGCCGAGCTTGGCTCGGCACTGCCCCACGCCGGCGGTGACTACGTGTATCTGAAAAAGGCCTACGGTCCGGTGGTGGGGTTTTTAAGCGGCTGGACGTCCTTTACGATCGGATTCAGCGCCGCCATTGCCGCCTCGTCGGTCAGTTTCGCGTCGTACCTGTTGCGAGCGATTCGCGTTGGAGAAGACGAGCGGGCGCCGATCGTTCTGCTCGCGCTCACCCTGGTGTGGAGCCTCACGGCCCTCCATGCACAAGGTCTGTACGTCGGAAGCTGGGTGCAACGACTGGTTACGACGGTCAAGGTCCTCGCCATCGCCGTCTTTATCATAGGCGGACTCTGGACAACGACGAGTCGTTGGGGTCAGTTGGCGATAGACCCGCACCCATCACTCGAACCGGGCGCGACGGCCGTGGCGTTGATCTTTATCGTGTACTGCTACCTGGGTTGGAACGTCGCGGGCTATATCGCCTCCGAAATCGAACAGCCCTCGCGCCTCCTTCCCCGGATCATGATCGGCGGCACGGTCTTCGTAGCCGCTGTTTATCTCACGCTGAACGTGGTGTATCTCTCCGCACTGCCGATTCCAGCCTTGGCCGAGCCGCCAATCCTGCCGGTTGCGGAGAAGGTTGCGGCGGCATTGTGGGGGCCGACTGCCGCACGCGCAACCGCAGCGTTGCTGGCGATATCGATCGCCGGTGCCGTCAGTGCAATGGTATGGGCTGGTCCTCGTGCCTATTGGGCCATGGCACGGGACGGGCTTTGGTCGCGCTGGGCGGCAGACCTGGACCCGCGCACGCAGGTGCCTGCCCGCGCCATGTGGCTGCAAGCGGTTTGGACATCGATCCTGATCGTCTCGGGGTCTTTCGAACAACTGGTGGTGTACAGCGGAGTGGTGTTGGCTGCGTTTACGGCGCTCACGGTGGGGGCGGTCCTCGTGCTTCGGCAGCGCGCTCCGGACCTGCCACGGCCTTATCGCGCGCCCGCGTACCCATGGCTTCCGTTGGGACTCATCGTCGGGGCCTTGGGGCTCGTCGCTTACAGTGCGCTCAACCGTCCGGCTGAGGCGGCGTGGGGCTTGCTCACGGTCCTCGCCGGCCTTCCCCTGTACTGGTGGTGGCGGCGATCCACCGATCTCCCCGGCCCCTGA
- a CDS encoding membrane protein has product MLVRDVMSTGVVTAQRHETVHATVVKMLSRHCGAIPVVEQDNMLVGMVTLRDVLLPLYPNYGDYIHDNVHSRDFVGMEEGYPEVLGKKVDDVMSRHPLTVTPQTPALEAASYMGLKNLRRIPVIEKGRLVGMVSIGDINRGLFFMSAHMAHGKVGMSDLAGSTRR; this is encoded by the coding sequence ATGCTAGTACGAGATGTCATGTCGACCGGGGTGGTGACGGCTCAACGGCACGAAACGGTGCACGCGACGGTGGTCAAAATGCTCAGTCGGCATTGCGGGGCAATCCCCGTGGTGGAGCAGGACAACATGTTGGTAGGAATGGTCACACTGCGAGATGTGCTGCTGCCGCTGTACCCCAATTACGGGGACTATATCCATGACAATGTTCACAGTCGGGATTTCGTCGGAATGGAAGAGGGCTATCCGGAGGTGCTGGGCAAGAAGGTCGACGATGTCATGAGTCGTCATCCCTTGACCGTGACGCCGCAGACCCCGGCGCTCGAAGCAGCGTCATATATGGGGCTAAAGAATCTGCGTCGGATTCCGGTCATAGAGAAGGGTCGCTTGGTCGGGATGGTCAGCATCGGGGACATCAACAGAGGGCTGTTTTTTATGTCGGCCCATATGGCCCATGGAAAGGTGGGAATGAGCGACCTCGCAGGTTCGACAAGGCGTTAA
- a CDS encoding putative pterin-4-alpha-carbinolamine dehydratase, which translates to MALADNKCVPCRGGVPPLPADKAEALLKELGRGWTLNGAGHLERLYTFKDFAQALAFVNKVGGVAESEGHHPDLYLAWGKCKVEIWTHKINGLTESDFYMAAKADREFESFRG; encoded by the coding sequence ATGGCATTGGCCGATAATAAATGCGTTCCCTGCCGTGGCGGCGTGCCGCCATTGCCCGCAGACAAAGCAGAAGCTCTTCTGAAGGAATTGGGTCGCGGATGGACGTTGAACGGAGCCGGGCACCTCGAACGGTTGTATACGTTCAAGGATTTTGCTCAAGCTCTCGCATTCGTCAATAAGGTCGGGGGGGTGGCCGAATCCGAGGGGCATCACCCGGATTTGTATTTGGCGTGGGGGAAGTGCAAGGTCGAGATTTGGACCCACAAGATCAATGGGCTCACGGAAAGCGATTTTTATATGGCGGCCAAAGCAGATCGAGAGTTCGAATCGTTTCGGGGGTAG
- a CDS encoding RiPP maturation radical SAM protein 1, with the protein MTQTVHTPAPIALVNMPFSSSKYPSIQLGTLSALLKSRGIGVDCHHLNVRFAHKIGPPLYERICEKRALFGEWLFSYLLFRDNPKRVEYPRVFKPVFEQLAQESGQPMGYFEAMATRTAPEFLTWAMAAIDWGQYKMVGFTSTFDQNVASLTMAKLIKDLYPEVRIVFGGANYDGEMGLEYFRAFSFIDHVVVGEGEHVVLALVDRILAGATDGFPAGVTYRTANALNNGIGFEPNRALFTEFAETGPPDYDDYYHLLAELGTSGPSGLDRVLLYEGSRGCWWGEKHHCTFCGLNAQSMKFRAKSPEQVTREIGHLASRYDTTRFRLVDNIIEMKYVDQLFGKFAESRCDLDVFIETKSNLHKQQIRTLAAGGVKCMQPGLESLSVSQLRAMDKGVTPLQNIQCLKWSYYYKVLVSWNILLGFPGETNEDYRRQIDLIPTLFHLQPPEGAGKFWLERFSPYFTRPEQYGLRITGPGMAYQYVYDARHVDLHKIAYDFEYELDNWPVDPHLFQELVSMIDEWKQRYASEDRPFLYFSKAPTYVTVYDGRIAQRPTRYRFDGPAAYAIEACNEQPRSAEHIKAGWQTAHPNEPLDAGAVAAVLADLTTKRILYEERGKHFTVAIPEHAYY; encoded by the coding sequence GTGACACAGACTGTTCATACACCGGCGCCGATCGCGCTGGTGAACATGCCGTTCAGCTCGTCGAAGTATCCATCGATCCAGCTCGGCACGCTCTCGGCCCTGCTCAAATCACGCGGCATCGGCGTGGACTGCCATCATTTGAACGTGCGGTTCGCGCATAAGATCGGTCCGCCCCTGTACGAGCGGATCTGCGAAAAACGTGCGCTCTTCGGTGAATGGCTTTTCTCTTACCTGCTGTTTCGGGACAACCCCAAGCGCGTCGAATATCCGCGCGTCTTCAAACCGGTCTTTGAACAGCTTGCACAGGAAAGCGGGCAGCCAATGGGCTATTTTGAAGCCATGGCAACGAGGACCGCGCCGGAGTTCCTGACCTGGGCGATGGCCGCGATCGACTGGGGCCAGTACAAAATGGTGGGCTTCACCTCGACGTTCGATCAAAACGTCGCCAGTTTGACGATGGCCAAGCTCATCAAGGACCTCTACCCGGAGGTCCGGATCGTGTTCGGCGGAGCGAACTATGACGGCGAGATGGGCCTCGAATACTTCCGCGCGTTCTCGTTCATCGACCATGTGGTGGTGGGCGAAGGGGAGCATGTGGTGCTCGCGCTAGTTGATCGAATCCTTGCCGGAGCCACCGACGGGTTCCCTGCGGGCGTGACGTATCGGACGGCGAATGCCTTGAACAACGGCATCGGCTTCGAACCGAACCGGGCACTCTTCACAGAATTTGCCGAGACCGGCCCGCCCGATTATGACGATTATTACCACCTGCTGGCGGAACTCGGGACGTCTGGACCGTCGGGTTTGGATCGCGTGCTGCTCTACGAGGGCTCGCGGGGATGCTGGTGGGGGGAAAAGCATCACTGTACGTTCTGCGGATTGAACGCGCAGAGCATGAAATTTCGGGCGAAATCGCCGGAACAGGTGACGCGCGAGATCGGGCATCTGGCCAGCCGCTACGACACGACGCGTTTTCGACTGGTCGACAACATCATCGAAATGAAATACGTCGATCAGTTGTTCGGCAAGTTCGCCGAGTCGCGTTGCGATCTCGACGTGTTCATTGAAACCAAAAGCAATCTGCACAAACAGCAAATTCGTACGCTGGCCGCGGGTGGAGTGAAATGCATGCAACCCGGCCTGGAGAGCCTGAGCGTGAGCCAGCTTCGAGCGATGGACAAGGGCGTGACGCCGCTTCAGAACATCCAATGCTTGAAGTGGAGTTACTATTACAAGGTGCTGGTATCCTGGAACATTCTTCTGGGGTTTCCCGGCGAAACTAACGAAGACTATCGACGGCAGATCGATCTGATTCCCACGCTTTTTCACTTGCAGCCGCCGGAGGGGGCGGGCAAATTTTGGCTCGAACGATTCAGTCCCTATTTTACGAGGCCGGAGCAATACGGCCTCCGCATCACCGGACCTGGAATGGCCTACCAGTACGTCTATGATGCGCGTCACGTCGATCTGCACAAGATCGCCTACGACTTCGAATATGAACTCGACAATTGGCCGGTCGACCCGCATCTGTTCCAGGAGTTGGTGTCGATGATCGACGAATGGAAACAGCGATACGCCTCCGAGGATCGGCCCTTTTTGTATTTCTCCAAAGCTCCGACCTACGTGACGGTGTACGATGGGCGGATCGCGCAGCGTCCGACGAGATACCGCTTCGACGGACCGGCGGCGTACGCGATCGAAGCGTGCAACGAGCAGCCCCGTTCAGCGGAGCACATCAAGGCAGGTTGGCAGACGGCGCACCCGAACGAACCGCTCGATGCGGGCGCAGTCGCAGCCGTACTCGCAGACCTCACGACCAAGCGAATCTTGTACGAAGAGCGCGGGAAGCATTTCACGGTCGCCATTCCCGAACACGCCTATTATTGA
- a CDS encoding alkyl hydroperoxide reductase AhpD, translated as MDTYYHPKDLGHFSDMGKGNKELWDKFMSYYSAVFAEGALTEREKALIALGVAHAVQCPYCIDAYTQACLEKGSNTEEMTEAVHVACAIRGGASLVHGVQMRNVTEKLSM; from the coding sequence ATGGACACCTACTATCACCCCAAAGATCTGGGTCATTTCAGCGATATGGGCAAGGGGAACAAGGAACTTTGGGACAAATTCATGAGCTATTACAGCGCAGTCTTCGCCGAAGGCGCGCTGACGGAGCGCGAAAAGGCCCTTATAGCGCTTGGCGTCGCCCATGCCGTGCAGTGCCCCTACTGCATCGATGCCTACACACAGGCCTGTTTGGAGAAGGGCTCCAATACGGAGGAGATGACGGAGGCCGTGCACGTCGCATGTGCCATCCGAGGGGGGGCTTCACTCGTCCACGGCGTGCAGATGCGGAACGTGACCGAAAAGCTCTCGATGTAA
- a CDS encoding inositol monophosphatase has product MSDASEMDPYSPHMETAVSAARLAGAALLAKAHEGFRIEQKTSVVNLVTDADHEAERIIIDHILSTFPDHHVLAEEGGREARGESSFQWVIDPLDGTTNYAHGFPLYSISIALEHNGFCVLGVVLDPTRDELFTATIGRGAYLNGLPIAVSSIASLDDALLVTGFAYDIRETPNNNLDHFCRFSLRAQGVRRTGSAALDLCYVAMGRLDGYWEVKLSPWDSAAGGVVLREAGGRVTHFNGGPHTIYGRDLVASNGHLHEAMLQVLAESSAGSPGHPS; this is encoded by the coding sequence ATGAGCGACGCTTCGGAAATGGACCCTTACTCACCGCACATGGAAACCGCCGTGTCGGCCGCGCGGCTAGCTGGCGCGGCACTACTGGCCAAAGCCCATGAAGGATTTCGCATCGAACAGAAGACATCGGTCGTCAACCTCGTCACGGATGCCGACCACGAGGCCGAGCGGATCATCATCGACCACATTTTGAGCACATTCCCCGACCATCACGTGCTTGCGGAAGAAGGCGGGCGGGAGGCACGGGGAGAGTCGTCATTTCAATGGGTCATCGATCCGTTGGATGGCACGACCAACTATGCCCACGGCTTTCCGTTGTACTCGATCTCTATCGCGCTGGAGCACAATGGGTTCTGTGTATTGGGGGTAGTCCTGGATCCAACCCGCGACGAGCTCTTTACCGCGACGATTGGGCGCGGGGCCTACCTCAATGGATTACCCATTGCTGTCTCGTCCATTGCCTCACTCGACGACGCGCTCCTCGTCACCGGCTTTGCCTATGACATTCGGGAAACGCCCAATAACAACCTCGATCACTTTTGCCGGTTTTCGCTTCGGGCACAAGGTGTCCGGCGGACCGGCTCGGCAGCCCTGGACCTCTGTTACGTTGCCATGGGCCGCCTCGATGGATATTGGGAGGTCAAACTCAGCCCTTGGGACTCCGCGGCCGGCGGAGTCGTCCTCCGCGAGGCCGGCGGGCGCGTCACGCATTTCAATGGAGGCCCGCACACCATTTACGGCCGTGATCTGGTCGCCAGCAACGGGCATCTGCATGAGGCCATGCTGCAGGTGCTCGCGGAGTCCTCCGCCGGTTCTCCCGGGCACCCCAGTTGA